One genomic region from Leptospira tipperaryensis encodes:
- a CDS encoding DUF4846 domain-containing protein — protein sequence MITGILWTGGFLFLTSCLDADSKWARISQIQTPEGSSRISYPKDSFSDFVRNLPLKSEPTLWTFQKQNIIHRYDTLGVLDLPLLFQNDLEQCADFTMRIWAEYHKQRGALNRFYLFDYNGRKKSFQASGMSYVSFLRKSFVSSNSYSLKKGGLGIDEADLRPGDLFVQNETGGIGHVSMVLDAAENSKREKFYLIGFSFMPAQEMHIEKAPKEFGSKGWFTYKGFLKHLEEFYPYGTPVLRRFPDK from the coding sequence ATGATAACCGGAATACTTTGGACCGGAGGTTTTTTATTCCTAACGAGTTGTTTGGACGCGGATTCAAAATGGGCAAGGATCAGTCAGATTCAAACGCCGGAAGGAAGTTCTCGTATTTCTTATCCAAAGGATTCTTTTTCGGATTTTGTTAGAAACCTTCCCTTAAAATCAGAACCCACTCTCTGGACCTTTCAAAAACAAAATATCATTCATCGTTATGATACGCTCGGCGTTTTGGATTTACCTCTTTTGTTTCAGAATGACTTGGAACAATGCGCGGATTTTACGATGAGGATTTGGGCGGAATATCACAAACAAAGAGGAGCGCTGAATCGCTTCTATCTTTTCGATTACAATGGAAGAAAAAAATCGTTTCAAGCGAGCGGGATGAGTTACGTTTCCTTTTTACGAAAATCGTTCGTTTCCTCCAATTCGTATTCTCTCAAAAAAGGAGGACTCGGTATTGACGAAGCGGATTTAAGACCGGGAGATCTTTTTGTTCAAAATGAAACGGGCGGGATCGGGCACGTATCGATGGTGTTAGACGCGGCCGAAAATTCTAAGCGAGAAAAATTCTATCTGATCGGTTTTAGTTTTATGCCCGCTCAAGAAATGCATATCGAAAAAGCCCCAAAAGAATTCGGCTCCAAGGGTTGGTTTACTTACAAAGGTTTTCTAAAACATCTGGAAGAATTTTATCCGTATGGAACTCCCGTTCTGAGAAGATTTCCAGATAAATAA
- a CDS encoding DUF819 family protein has translation MDSIISTINSTTLSLFILFFPWFALRVAKKVKILGLLGPVSICYIGGIFLGNTIPSGWISKSIPQTFAEIAIPLAIPLLLSSTDFKKGFGEARLALFSFFLSAVSVAIVSAVAGFYYSNLHPESAKIAGILSGLYTGGTPNLNAVGLAINTSKETIALVNTIDVVIGGIYLLFLLTVGKKFFSLFLRKENVLETSVENVELEEQSRSIPWKNLVFSNGIGLLLAVLGFGVSIAFTFLIFSSLYAPSILLGITTWGIGTSFHSKVRQLKTYEFGSYLILVFSVAIGFLANLEELKRDFGSVFLILTSILFGSIFLHLILGIIFRIPVDTWMITSVSSIYGPAFVPPVTQAIRNRGVLVVGILTGLIGYAIGNYLGIGIYSILASIRS, from the coding sequence ATGGATTCCATAATTTCTACGATAAACTCGACCACTCTTTCTTTATTTATCCTATTTTTTCCTTGGTTTGCACTTCGAGTCGCCAAAAAAGTAAAAATTCTGGGTCTCTTAGGCCCGGTTTCGATCTGTTACATTGGCGGAATTTTTTTAGGAAACACGATCCCTTCCGGATGGATATCCAAATCGATTCCTCAGACTTTTGCCGAAATTGCGATTCCGCTCGCAATTCCCCTTTTATTGAGTTCCACCGATTTTAAAAAGGGATTTGGAGAAGCAAGATTGGCTCTCTTTTCATTTTTCCTCTCCGCCGTCTCCGTCGCGATCGTGTCCGCTGTTGCCGGCTTTTATTATTCTAACTTACATCCGGAATCCGCAAAAATTGCGGGAATACTTTCCGGATTGTACACAGGTGGAACTCCGAATCTAAACGCCGTCGGTCTTGCGATCAATACATCGAAAGAAACGATTGCGTTGGTCAACACGATTGACGTCGTGATAGGAGGAATTTATCTTCTCTTTCTGCTCACGGTCGGCAAAAAATTCTTCTCTCTCTTTTTAAGGAAAGAAAACGTATTAGAGACTTCTGTTGAAAACGTGGAACTGGAAGAACAGAGCCGCTCGATTCCCTGGAAGAATTTAGTTTTTTCCAACGGAATCGGACTTCTTCTTGCGGTTCTTGGTTTTGGGGTTTCGATCGCGTTTACGTTTTTGATTTTTTCATCTTTGTACGCGCCTTCGATTTTACTCGGAATTACAACTTGGGGAATCGGAACTTCCTTTCATTCCAAAGTAAGACAACTCAAAACTTACGAGTTCGGAAGTTATTTGATCTTGGTTTTTTCCGTGGCTATCGGATTTCTCGCGAATCTGGAAGAATTAAAACGAGATTTCGGTTCCGTATTCTTAATCTTAACTTCCATTTTGTTCGGCTCTATTTTTCTACATTTGATTTTAGGAATTATATTTCGAATTCCAGTCGATACTTGGATGATCACATCCGTTTCCAGCATCTATGGTCCCGCTTTTGTTCCACCGGTTACACAGGCGATTCGGAATCGGGGAGTTTTGGTGGTCGGAATTCTAACCGGTTTGATCGGTTACGCGATAGGAAACTATTTAGGAATCGGAATCTATTCCATTCTTGCTTCGATACGAAGTTAA
- a CDS encoding TetR/AcrR family transcriptional regulator, whose translation MSKTLGWKKLPEDVRRESILMAAMRCFFSKGFEKTSVQDIADTAGLTKGGIYFHFESKEEIRDTLIRDFLNLDRLGFKDPEVLALPPHLRLKEFLERLANRLTIEGNCSPRLFAEATSNGGGMEKEIVSFYDSLESIFAETIREGQKAGSLVNSMSPELLARTVLAVFDGLQIQADISPTKRDLQVRGRDTLNSFFKNLLLTLDPTCEITDQS comes from the coding sequence ATGTCTAAAACCCTTGGATGGAAAAAACTACCGGAGGATGTACGCAGAGAATCGATTCTCATGGCGGCCATGCGTTGTTTTTTCTCAAAGGGTTTTGAAAAAACTTCGGTACAAGATATCGCGGATACGGCCGGTCTTACCAAAGGTGGAATTTATTTTCATTTTGAAAGTAAGGAAGAAATTCGAGACACTTTGATTCGAGATTTTCTGAATTTGGATCGATTGGGATTCAAAGATCCGGAAGTTCTCGCGCTCCCTCCTCATTTGCGTTTGAAAGAATTCTTAGAAAGACTGGCGAATCGACTTACGATCGAAGGGAATTGTTCGCCTCGATTATTTGCGGAGGCAACTTCCAACGGCGGGGGGATGGAAAAGGAAATCGTTTCTTTTTATGATTCTTTGGAATCCATTTTTGCGGAAACGATTCGCGAAGGACAAAAAGCGGGAAGTCTTGTGAACTCCATGTCTCCTGAGCTTCTCGCGAGAACCGTTCTTGCGGTTTTTGACGGTTTACAAATTCAAGCCGACATATCCCCAACGAAAAGGGATTTGCAAGTTCGCGGAAGAGATACTCTGAATTCTTTTTTTAAGAATCTGCTTTTGACCTTGGACCCAACCTGCGAAATAACGGATCAATCTTAA
- a CDS encoding NADH:flavin oxidoreductase/NADH oxidase family protein — MSASTSPLSQPLRLPNGQVLLNRIAKASMEESLADDDFLPGEQMIQLYKRWGQGGAGLLLTGNAMIDPYAITGPGNVIVRDNGSLDRFKRWAEAGKAGGSKIWMQISHPGRQVFGFISETPVAPSAVKVNIPGRMFAKVFGTPRALTGDEIKKIIERFIQAALVAEKAGFDGVEVHAAHGYLLNQFLSPLTNLREDQWGGSLENRARILLEIVNGIQAQTKKEFSVGVKLNSADFQGGGFREEDAIQVIEMLNKTNIDLLEISGGNYESPAMQGGESNGTKKREAYFLEFAKKARSTAKMPLMSTGGFRSKSVMEEAITSGALDVVGLAAPFAFEPDSASKLLSGNLNSVEVKIPNLSNSTFNSLSKMSAIRLQLRRIGQGKEPKLPSSLIGNLILDQIRSRRNAKRYKKFLKVFEFQNTFKKPSETKTQ, encoded by the coding sequence ATGTCAGCTTCTACCTCCCCCCTCTCACAACCGCTTCGTTTGCCAAACGGGCAAGTTCTACTCAATAGAATTGCAAAGGCTTCTATGGAAGAAAGTTTAGCTGACGATGATTTTTTGCCCGGCGAACAGATGATCCAACTCTATAAACGCTGGGGACAAGGAGGCGCCGGGCTTCTTCTGACAGGAAACGCGATGATCGATCCTTACGCCATTACCGGCCCTGGAAACGTTATCGTTCGCGACAACGGAAGTTTAGATCGTTTCAAACGATGGGCCGAAGCCGGCAAGGCCGGGGGCTCCAAAATTTGGATGCAGATCAGTCATCCAGGAAGACAAGTCTTCGGTTTTATTTCGGAAACTCCCGTTGCACCTTCTGCGGTAAAGGTCAACATTCCCGGGAGAATGTTTGCGAAAGTTTTCGGAACTCCTCGCGCTCTTACGGGAGACGAAATTAAAAAAATCATAGAACGATTTATCCAAGCCGCGCTTGTCGCTGAAAAAGCCGGTTTCGACGGAGTAGAAGTTCACGCGGCTCACGGGTATCTTCTCAATCAATTTCTTTCGCCGTTGACCAATCTCAGAGAGGATCAGTGGGGAGGCTCCTTAGAAAATCGGGCAAGAATTCTTCTCGAAATCGTAAATGGAATTCAAGCTCAGACCAAAAAAGAATTTTCAGTCGGAGTCAAACTCAACTCGGCCGATTTTCAGGGCGGCGGTTTTAGAGAGGAGGACGCAATCCAAGTCATAGAAATGTTAAATAAAACGAATATAGATCTTTTGGAAATCTCCGGAGGAAATTATGAATCTCCCGCAATGCAAGGTGGAGAATCCAACGGAACTAAAAAGCGGGAAGCTTACTTTTTAGAATTTGCAAAAAAAGCAAGATCAACCGCGAAAATGCCTCTGATGTCCACGGGAGGTTTTCGTTCCAAAAGTGTGATGGAAGAAGCGATTACAAGCGGTGCGTTAGACGTCGTTGGCCTTGCGGCCCCATTTGCATTTGAACCGGATTCCGCGTCCAAACTACTTTCAGGAAATTTAAATTCCGTAGAAGTAAAAATTCCGAATCTTTCCAACTCGACCTTCAATTCTCTTTCTAAGATGTCCGCAATCCGATTACAACTCCGTAGAATCGGCCAAGGAAAAGAACCGAAACTTCCGAGTTCTTTGATTGGAAATTTAATCTTAGATCAAATTCGCTCCAGAAGAAATGCAAAGCGATATAAGAAATTCCTAAAGGTTTTTGAATTTCAAAATACATTCAAAAAACCGTCTGAAACAAAAACTCAGTAA